A window of Eubacteriaceae bacterium ES3 contains these coding sequences:
- a CDS encoding restriction endonuclease subunit S, whose translation MKLNDIASINSGLVVRRKQAEQEEEIVKEYQMLTLKSFDSGGWLNKDELELFVSAEDLDKKYLTRAGDIIIRLSSPNTAITISEDDEGYLVPSLFAIVRVESDLFHQEYLGIYLNSQYIKKVYARSAVGSTIQIIKTSMLRELEIPMQEVEKQRQIIKVSKLIMREKHLLQLLVEEKNRYHDAIMKNLF comes from the coding sequence ATGAAGTTAAATGATATCGCTTCAATAAATTCCGGGCTGGTCGTAAGGCGAAAGCAAGCTGAGCAAGAAGAAGAAATAGTAAAAGAATATCAGATGCTCACTTTGAAGAGTTTTGATTCTGGAGGTTGGCTAAATAAGGATGAGCTGGAATTATTCGTTAGTGCTGAGGATCTGGATAAAAAGTATTTAACTCGAGCTGGAGATATTATCATTAGGCTTAGTAGTCCCAATACAGCAATCACTATAAGTGAAGATGATGAAGGTTATCTTGTACCATCTTTATTTGCAATAGTACGTGTTGAATCAGATCTTTTTCATCAGGAGTATTTAGGAATATACCTGAATAGCCAGTATATCAAGAAAGTTTATGCTAGGAGCGCCGTTGGATCTACAATTCAAATAATCAAAACAAGTATGCTAAGAGAATTGGAGATCCCAATGCAAGAAGTAGAAAAACAAAGGCAGATCATAAAGGTGAGTAAGCTGATTATGAGAGAAAAGCACTTATTACAGTTATTGGTAGAAGAAAAGAATAGGTACCACGATGCAATCATGAAAAACCTGTTTTGA
- a CDS encoding DUF4314 domain-containing protein, with protein MNDFMSRQQVERIKQQYPMGTRIELIHMDDPYAPIESGTKGTVECADDAGNIHLLWDNGRTLALVPGEDQFKIIKGTPDESMDNEQNIGGLGM; from the coding sequence ATGAACGATTTTATGTCAAGGCAGCAGGTTGAAAGAATCAAACAACAGTATCCGATGGGTACAAGAATCGAACTTATCCATATGGATGATCCTTATGCGCCAATAGAATCCGGTACCAAAGGAACCGTGGAATGCGCGGATGACGCAGGGAACATTCATCTTCTTTGGGATAACGGCAGAACGTTAGCTCTTGTACCCGGCGAAGATCAATTTAAAATCATCAAGGGCACACCTGATGAATCCATGGACAACGAACAAAATATAGGAGGTTTAGGGATGTGA
- a CDS encoding antirestriction protein ArdA codes for MYFTIRKEKDTHENQVEAWLPLDDLQLINICDDLGIGLKLTEKIHIVDSSDADLSMLIKEKFCNIDELNFLAKRLDSFDAKEKLTFFASAAATEAGNVKDLINLTYNTHCYSVISDFKNLDSIGRDLYLNETGGATMDELNAVDGRVIVEDLMNHSPMQVVTPYGVVYQNRNEPEMFYDGNHFPRYHWKPDVATITLEHDGNHEFIYMPCPDTTIARVVSRLDTESLSDCVMTIDSDYLPEQLIQWIAAKESPEEKVILLNEFSNKFKEMGARESNYFEKLMDYVPTKSLEEVEVLLDHLYEFQLFDDIRSPEAYGHFMICESGHFEYDENLEEYIDFKRYGEQRIQNESGAFTNRGYIVYRGFDPVVQNLLSEKLGMKADTRHSVTELKLYMPLRAITYDVENDYGYMEQSDYEEEIPAHELLTYEDDIVEALEKFKMPNEAKRGLMAYYDECDSVNAKVAKYEFSVEEVEGELMGVAILTLNAPLNEMEMNQIKEVITGQASDGAGESFEQREIKTADRSIYVCFWNPTDWSIMIAEELGITNHAQTMGRMKL; via the coding sequence TTGTATTTTACAATCAGAAAAGAAAAGGATACCCATGAAAATCAGGTAGAAGCTTGGTTACCATTAGATGACCTGCAACTCATTAATATTTGTGATGATTTGGGAATCGGATTAAAGCTTACGGAGAAGATTCATATCGTTGATTCCAGCGATGCTGATTTAAGTATGCTAATCAAAGAAAAGTTCTGCAACATTGATGAATTGAACTTTCTGGCAAAACGGTTGGACAGCTTTGATGCAAAAGAGAAGCTTACTTTTTTTGCTTCTGCTGCTGCGACCGAGGCTGGTAATGTAAAAGATCTTATTAACCTGACCTATAATACACATTGCTATAGTGTCATCAGTGACTTCAAAAACCTGGATTCAATCGGTAGAGATCTCTATCTGAATGAAACGGGCGGTGCAACGATGGATGAACTTAATGCTGTCGATGGCAGAGTCATAGTTGAAGACCTGATGAACCATAGCCCGATGCAGGTGGTGACACCTTACGGTGTTGTTTATCAGAACAGAAATGAACCGGAAATGTTCTATGATGGTAATCATTTCCCAAGATATCATTGGAAGCCAGACGTCGCAACGATTACACTTGAGCATGATGGGAATCATGAATTTATTTATATGCCATGTCCAGATACTACCATCGCGAGAGTAGTTAGCAGATTGGATACTGAGAGTTTATCCGATTGTGTCATGACCATTGACAGTGATTATCTGCCTGAACAACTGATCCAATGGATTGCAGCTAAAGAATCGCCGGAAGAGAAAGTAATCCTTCTGAATGAATTCTCTAATAAATTCAAAGAAATGGGGGCTAGAGAAAGCAACTATTTTGAGAAGCTCATGGATTATGTACCGACAAAAAGCCTTGAAGAAGTCGAGGTATTACTGGATCATTTGTATGAATTTCAACTGTTCGATGATATTAGGTCACCAGAAGCCTATGGTCATTTTATGATTTGTGAGTCCGGTCACTTCGAATATGATGAAAACTTGGAAGAATACATCGACTTCAAAAGATATGGCGAACAAAGAATCCAAAATGAGAGTGGTGCGTTTACAAACAGGGGCTATATTGTCTATCGTGGTTTTGATCCTGTGGTACAAAACTTGTTGTCTGAGAAACTGGGAATGAAAGCAGACACAAGGCATTCAGTGACGGAGTTGAAACTTTATATGCCGCTAAGAGCCATCACGTATGATGTTGAAAATGACTATGGCTACATGGAACAGTCTGATTATGAAGAAGAGATACCTGCCCATGAACTTCTTACTTATGAAGATGATATCGTCGAAGCTCTCGAAAAATTCAAGATGCCCAATGAAGCGAAACGTGGCTTGATGGCTTATTACGATGAATGTGACAGTGTCAATGCAAAGGTTGCCAAATATGAATTCTCAGTTGAAGAAGTTGAAGGTGAGTTGATGGGTGTGGCAATTCTTACATTGAATGCACCACTGAATGAAATGGAAATGAATCAGATCAAAGAAGTAATAACCGGGCAGGCGTCTGACGGCGCTGGAGAAAGTTTTGAACAAAGAGAGATCAAGACAGCAGATCGCAGTATATACGTGTGTTTTTGGAATCCTACAGACTGGTCTATCATGATAGCTGAGGAACTGGGAATTACAAATCATGCACAAACAATGGGAAGAATGAAGCTATGA
- a CDS encoding transposase encodes MVHLEHFSDHPLDYITEFYTTERVRIDSCPHCYTRHRLHLHGIYHRHVIWYEDVFSIPVQRHYCIHCGKTVSVLPSFCHPGFQLALPFLLELLWAFFNGAHYANTLAHQHRRFITRRFLLCLNRLIEFFRICHDPLIDFPDFWHKKAIKLLEMVYSVGKPPIFGKRYHDHFKKGFMAH; translated from the coding sequence ATGGTTCATCTGGAACACTTTTCTGACCACCCGCTGGATTATATCACCGAATTCTACACCACTGAAAGAGTTCGTATTGACAGCTGTCCACATTGTTACACCCGCCATCGACTTCATCTTCATGGTATCTATCACCGGCATGTGATCTGGTATGAGGATGTCTTCTCCATTCCGGTCCAACGTCATTACTGTATTCATTGCGGTAAGACAGTCAGTGTCCTGCCTTCTTTCTGTCATCCAGGATTTCAGCTGGCGCTTCCATTTCTGCTGGAACTGCTTTGGGCCTTCTTTAACGGGGCTCATTATGCCAATACTTTAGCGCATCAGCATCGTCGCTTTATCACCCGGCGTTTTTTACTTTGTCTGAACCGGCTGATTGAATTTTTTCGCATCTGCCATGATCCTTTAATCGACTTTCCTGATTTTTGGCATAAAAAAGCCATAAAGCTTCTTGAAATGGTCTACTCGGTGGGCAAGCCCCCCATCTTCGGCAAAAGATATCACGATCATTTTAAGAAAGGATTTATGGCACATTAA
- a CDS encoding DDE-type integrase/transposase/recombinase has product MTEKDKELIALFRYGLIAPLLTDTVSSHAAYLDEISAKTHDVPHYGTRTYNRKTLLEWLRLYRRHGFDALKPKVRTDKGSSRALSAESTKLLLTLRTENIHLSVKLFHEWLIHEGHFTSSDCSYSTVYRLLKKHQLLKPSQTDTADRRRFAHVDINTLWQTDVSHGPYLTLNGKKRKTYLIAFIDDASRRITGAQFMLAEKNEDLLHVLKSALLTCGKPTMLYADNGKIFRSHQLNTSCATLGIALVNTRPYDPKSKGKIERFFKTVRSRFYPLLTDSDLMDLDVLNQRFEAWLARDYHHKLHSSLNEAPMVFYMRGSDRIKHFSDPRIIDEAFLIRATRKVKSDATISLHNALFEASPMFIGKSVDIRYPNECPDEIYLYENSVRILTCKKVIMADNAIAKRNNNVISYSTLGGVPHV; this is encoded by the coding sequence ATGACTGAAAAAGACAAAGAACTGATTGCTTTATTTCGCTATGGCCTGATTGCGCCATTGCTTACGGATACCGTCTCGTCCCACGCCGCTTATCTGGATGAGATCAGTGCCAAAACCCATGATGTTCCGCATTATGGCACGCGCACCTACAACCGCAAAACCCTGCTGGAATGGCTCCGTCTGTACCGGCGTCATGGTTTTGATGCGCTCAAGCCCAAGGTTCGGACAGACAAGGGTTCTTCCCGGGCTTTATCAGCGGAATCGACTAAACTGCTCCTTACGTTACGAACGGAAAACATCCATTTATCGGTGAAGTTGTTCCATGAGTGGCTCATTCATGAAGGGCACTTCACCAGCTCTGACTGTTCCTATTCCACAGTGTATCGGCTGCTGAAAAAACATCAGCTGTTAAAGCCATCCCAGACGGATACGGCTGACCGCCGCCGTTTTGCCCATGTTGATATCAACACCCTGTGGCAGACCGATGTTTCCCACGGCCCATATCTGACTCTTAACGGTAAAAAGCGCAAAACCTATCTGATCGCTTTTATCGATGATGCTTCCCGGCGAATTACCGGGGCTCAGTTCATGCTGGCTGAAAAGAATGAAGATCTCCTTCATGTCCTTAAATCTGCTTTACTTACCTGTGGCAAGCCCACCATGCTTTATGCTGATAATGGCAAGATTTTCCGTTCTCACCAACTGAATACTTCCTGTGCCACTCTGGGCATTGCACTGGTCAATACCAGACCTTACGATCCCAAAAGCAAAGGCAAAATCGAGCGCTTTTTCAAAACCGTCCGCAGTCGTTTTTATCCGCTTTTGACGGATTCCGACCTGATGGATCTGGATGTCCTCAACCAGCGCTTTGAGGCCTGGCTGGCCCGGGATTATCATCATAAGCTTCATTCAAGTCTCAATGAAGCACCGATGGTCTTTTATATGCGGGGGAGCGACCGAATCAAACATTTCTCTGATCCCCGGATCATTGATGAAGCCTTTCTGATCCGGGCAACCAGAAAGGTCAAGTCGGATGCCACCATTTCGCTGCACAACGCCCTTTTCGAAGCTTCGCCAATGTTTATCGGCAAGAGCGTGGATATCCGCTATCCCAATGAATGCCCTGATGAGATCTATCTTTATGAAAACAGTGTCCGGATTCTTACCTGCAAAAAAGTCATCATGGCGGACAATGCCATTGCCAAACGCAATAACAATGTTATCAGCTACAGCACGTTAGGCGGTGTTCCTCATGTATAA
- a CDS encoding AAA family ATPase yields the protein MYKSFFGFRQAPFDKSIDSSMLFQSEAYREVLARLDYLKTTKGFGLITGDPGVGKTSTLRVFADNLNPSLYKVMYFPMSSGTTMDFYRGLAFSLGEQPKFRKVELFFQIQNAIIDLYDKRRITPVFILDEMQSASAQFLHDLSIIFNFDMDKRNPFILILTGLPTLANRLALNQNRSLDQRLVTRFHFSPLTPDEVRDYIKHRFKHAGVSRNLINENAYAAISSSTGGYPRLVGNLVTQCLILAFQKQTDLIDEEIVFAASAEAGI from the coding sequence ATGTATAAATCATTTTTCGGGTTCCGGCAGGCACCCTTTGACAAAAGCATTGATTCATCGATGCTCTTTCAGTCCGAAGCTTACAGGGAAGTTCTGGCCCGACTGGATTATCTCAAAACCACCAAAGGTTTTGGTCTGATTACCGGTGACCCCGGGGTTGGTAAAACATCGACCCTGCGGGTCTTTGCCGACAATTTGAATCCGTCCTTATATAAGGTCATGTATTTCCCGATGTCTTCCGGAACAACTATGGACTTTTACCGGGGTCTGGCCTTTTCGCTCGGGGAACAGCCGAAATTCCGCAAAGTGGAGCTGTTCTTTCAGATTCAGAACGCGATTATCGATCTTTATGATAAGCGCCGCATCACGCCTGTCTTTATCCTCGATGAGATGCAGTCGGCTTCAGCTCAGTTTCTTCACGATCTGAGCATCATTTTTAACTTTGACATGGACAAACGCAATCCTTTTATTCTGATACTCACCGGTTTACCAACGCTGGCCAACCGCCTGGCTTTAAACCAGAACCGTTCGCTGGATCAGCGGCTGGTGACCCGTTTTCATTTTTCACCACTGACACCGGATGAGGTCAGAGACTATATCAAACACCGCTTTAAACATGCCGGTGTTTCACGAAATCTGATCAACGAGAATGCTTATGCAGCTATTTCGTCTTCGACTGGCGGTTATCCTCGATTAGTCGGCAATCTCGTTACCCAATGTCTGATTCTCGCCTTTCAAAAGCAAACTGATCTCATCGATGAAGAGATTGTTTTTGCCGCTTCGGCAGAAGCCGGGATTTAA
- a CDS encoding aldo/keto reductase, with protein sequence MEYFILSNGNRMPKAGIGVFTLSPDEAEVAVESALRGGVRLIDTANGYMNESATGRGIKNSGVSREDIFVVTKLWPTVYKKKNAIDETLKRLGTDYLDLLFLHQPTDNWREGYKAIEEAYKEGKVKAIGLSNFPNELLKEAIETMEIKPHMVQDEAHPYYPATMIKEILEENHMGLMAWFPLGHGDKALIEEPVFTELAKKYTKSNVQIILRWHVQRGNIVIPGSKNPEHIRDNFNIFDFELTSEEMDEISKINKEIRYYQASPELLTSYATMELKEDI encoded by the coding sequence ATGGAATACTTTATTTTGAGTAATGGAAACAGAATGCCAAAGGCAGGAATTGGTGTGTTTACATTATCACCTGATGAAGCAGAAGTGGCAGTGGAAAGTGCGCTAAGAGGCGGTGTTCGCTTGATTGATACTGCTAATGGCTATATGAATGAAAGTGCTACAGGAAGGGGGATTAAAAACAGTGGGGTATCACGTGAGGATATTTTTGTTGTAACAAAACTCTGGCCGACAGTGTACAAAAAGAAAAATGCTATTGATGAAACCTTAAAAAGGTTAGGCACGGATTATTTAGATCTTCTGTTTTTACATCAGCCAACTGATAATTGGAGAGAAGGTTACAAGGCAATAGAAGAAGCCTATAAAGAGGGCAAAGTGAAGGCAATCGGTCTTTCTAACTTTCCTAATGAACTGTTAAAAGAAGCAATCGAAACGATGGAGATTAAACCGCACATGGTTCAGGATGAAGCGCATCCTTATTATCCAGCAACGATGATTAAAGAGATACTGGAAGAAAACCATATGGGGCTAATGGCATGGTTCCCGCTGGGGCACGGAGATAAAGCATTGATTGAAGAACCGGTATTTACTGAACTAGCCAAGAAATATACTAAGAGCAATGTACAGATTATTCTGAGATGGCATGTACAGAGGGGCAATATTGTGATTCCGGGATCAAAAAATCCTGAGCATATCCGTGACAACTTTAACATTTTTGATTTTGAACTGACGAGCGAAGAAATGGATGAAATATCTAAAATTAATAAAGAAATTCGTTATTATCAAGCATCACCGGAGTTATTGACAAGTTATGCAACCATGGAATTAAAAGAGGATATATGA
- a CDS encoding LysR family transcriptional regulator, with product MGGVKLIEIYLLEQLVTFARCGTLLKASEELHISQPALSRSMKKIEQEFGVSLFHRENSKISLNETGKVAVEYAVRVLASNQELIQRVLSYDRSLRTIHIGACTPFPLNELIPVLQEQFIGKTISSEIENDPILISGLKNNLYQLVILHEKPEDKTLFIQRYLEEQLYISIPEDHPLATQDYVSFQDLLGIRILVSGGVGFWMNVCKEKLSSSDLLVQSNMDALTELVEASSLPIFNSDQMLKRGYDIPDRISIPINDDKSHVTYYIACLASEKYKYSSVFNSVRSTLLRSK from the coding sequence ATGGGAGGTGTGAAATTGATTGAAATATATTTGTTAGAGCAATTGGTTACTTTTGCAAGATGTGGAACGCTCTTAAAAGCATCCGAAGAATTACATATATCTCAACCTGCTCTAAGCAGATCCATGAAGAAAATCGAGCAAGAATTCGGGGTTTCTCTTTTTCATAGGGAAAATAGTAAAATATCATTAAACGAAACCGGAAAGGTAGCAGTAGAATATGCAGTAAGAGTTCTGGCATCCAATCAAGAACTTATTCAGCGAGTGCTTTCTTATGACCGAAGTCTTCGGACCATTCATATCGGTGCATGTACACCATTTCCGTTGAATGAGTTAATCCCTGTCTTGCAGGAGCAATTTATCGGAAAAACTATTTCCTCCGAAATTGAAAATGATCCTATACTTATTTCAGGCTTAAAAAACAATCTTTACCAATTGGTCATATTACATGAAAAGCCAGAAGATAAAACATTGTTTATACAACGGTATCTTGAAGAACAACTTTATATTTCTATACCAGAGGACCATCCGCTTGCAACACAAGACTACGTTTCATTCCAAGATCTTCTGGGAATTCGTATCTTAGTAAGTGGCGGTGTGGGCTTTTGGATGAATGTGTGCAAAGAAAAACTATCATCCTCAGATCTTCTTGTTCAAAGCAATATGGATGCTTTGACAGAACTTGTTGAAGCTTCATCACTTCCTATTTTCAACTCTGATCAGATGCTTAAGCGTGGCTATGATATCCCTGATCGTATTTCTATACCAATCAATGATGATAAATCGCATGTAACCTATTACATAGCTTGCCTTGCGTCCGAAAAGTATAAATACAGCTCCGTATTTAATTCTGTTCGTTCTACATTGTTACGAAGCAAATAA
- a CDS encoding DUF4085 family protein: MLSVEKTNDITILLDPSGGFTEENRLRFHDAKVIQEDKSVDGCWWIYEELYKTQDGYEAHMMFADETNSYIELTIVAKDIAVD, from the coding sequence GTGCTAAGCGTGGAGAAAACGAATGATATCACGATTCTCTTGGATCCCAGCGGAGGTTTTACAGAGGAAAACAGACTAAGATTTCATGATGCAAAAGTTATTCAAGAGGACAAGTCAGTTGATGGTTGCTGGTGGATTTATGAAGAGCTTTATAAAACACAAGATGGATATGAAGCACACATGATGTTCGCAGATGAAACCAATTCGTATATTGAATTAACGATAGTAGCAAAAGATATAGCGGTTGATTAA
- the rlmD gene encoding 23S rRNA (uracil(1939)-C(5))-methyltransferase RlmD, translated as MNNSIKLGSQHQVEIIDLTHTGEGVARIDNMIVFVEGGLPGDLAEIKINQIKKTYALGQMVELISASKDRVEAPCQYALKCGGCQLQEMSYEGQLVIKEKKVRDALTRIGGMESLTIEPISGMKSHQRYRNKAQFKVSKKGCGFYARKSHDLVMINDCLNQTSDTEAVIKSINQMIDLLGLSIYNEKSHKGYLRGVLWRTNLLGDQMIVLIVNGRKLSQKDAVIDILREGIPNLKSIFVNLNEKKGNTVMGNESRHVWGHKRLVEKIGDLKFAISPNSFFQVNSSQTEVLYNVVKDFAGLDGSQSVADLYCGTGTIGLYLAGQAKDVIGIEVVRDAIFDARENAGLNQIENARFIEGKSEIVLQELAQNEGYNPDLIILDPPRKGCEGELLEKIIELKTKKVIYVSCNPATLARDLKILTDSGYQVEKVQPVDLFPNTTHVETIILMTNSGSKAKK; from the coding sequence ATGAATAATAGCATAAAGTTAGGATCGCAACATCAGGTTGAAATAATTGACCTTACTCATACGGGCGAAGGTGTAGCCCGAATTGATAATATGATCGTTTTTGTGGAAGGTGGTCTGCCCGGCGATTTGGCTGAAATAAAAATTAATCAGATAAAAAAAACATACGCATTGGGACAAATGGTTGAATTGATCAGCGCATCGAAAGATCGAGTCGAAGCGCCCTGTCAATATGCTCTAAAATGCGGTGGATGTCAGTTGCAGGAGATGAGTTATGAAGGGCAGTTAGTAATTAAAGAGAAAAAAGTCAGAGATGCCCTGACACGAATCGGCGGGATGGAATCTTTAACGATTGAGCCTATTTCAGGAATGAAAAGTCATCAGCGCTATAGAAATAAGGCACAGTTTAAAGTCAGCAAAAAAGGTTGCGGCTTTTACGCCAGAAAATCACATGATTTGGTAATGATTAATGATTGTCTGAATCAGACTTCAGATACAGAAGCTGTGATAAAAAGTATTAATCAAATGATCGACCTCTTAGGTTTAAGTATCTACAACGAAAAAAGTCATAAGGGCTATCTGCGTGGGGTTTTATGGCGGACAAATCTATTAGGAGATCAGATGATTGTCCTAATTGTAAACGGAAGAAAACTCAGTCAGAAGGATGCAGTCATCGATATTTTAAGAGAGGGTATTCCAAATCTGAAAAGTATATTTGTCAATCTTAATGAGAAAAAAGGAAATACCGTGATGGGGAACGAAAGCCGTCATGTTTGGGGACATAAACGATTGGTCGAAAAAATAGGAGATCTGAAGTTTGCGATTTCGCCGAATTCATTTTTTCAGGTTAATTCCAGTCAGACTGAAGTTCTTTACAATGTGGTCAAAGATTTTGCCGGGCTCGATGGCAGTCAGTCAGTAGCCGATCTTTATTGTGGAACAGGCACGATTGGTCTCTATCTTGCAGGACAGGCTAAGGATGTTATAGGAATCGAAGTAGTAAGAGATGCAATTTTTGATGCCCGTGAAAATGCTGGACTTAACCAGATTGAAAATGCCCGTTTTATTGAGGGAAAATCAGAAATTGTTTTACAGGAACTTGCTCAAAATGAAGGTTATAATCCTGATCTGATTATCCTAGATCCGCCTCGTAAAGGCTGTGAAGGAGAATTGCTTGAAAAAATTATAGAACTTAAAACGAAAAAGGTGATCTATGTTTCCTGTAACCCGGCGACCTTGGCCAGAGATTTGAAAATACTGACGGATTCTGGTTATCAGGTTGAGAAAGTGCAGCCAGTTGACCTGTTCCCTAATACGACGCACGTTGAAACGATAATTCTGATGACAAATAGTGGTTCGAAGGCGAAAAAATAG
- a CDS encoding metal-dependent transcriptional regulator — MEKKLTESVEDYIEAIYLEYQKNSGGVRITDLAATMNVSKASANDAVRKLKEMGYVEHERYGQIYLTESGKKLATDIYEKHRLLKRFLQEVLGVSCRVAEEDACGIEHVISQETFDKMKSFLENSIEE, encoded by the coding sequence ATGGAAAAAAAGTTAACTGAATCAGTTGAAGATTATATTGAAGCTATTTATCTGGAGTATCAGAAAAACAGCGGAGGCGTACGAATTACCGATTTAGCGGCAACAATGAATGTGAGTAAGGCCAGTGCCAATGATGCAGTTCGAAAACTGAAAGAAATGGGTTATGTGGAACATGAGCGTTATGGACAGATTTATTTAACTGAATCCGGAAAGAAGCTGGCTACTGATATTTATGAAAAACACCGTCTGCTTAAACGTTTTTTACAGGAAGTACTGGGTGTTTCCTGCCGGGTTGCTGAAGAGGATGCCTGCGGTATTGAGCATGTGATTAGTCAAGAAACCTTTGATAAAATGAAGTCTTTTTTGGAAAATAGTATTGAAGAATAA